A genomic stretch from Candidatus Nitrososphaera gargensis Ga9.2 includes:
- a CDS encoding cupredoxin domain-containing protein produces the protein MANHAGGISIITFIVAVAVSMGYYQFVYVPQANARPVLPEEIVNPPEVTNVQIVEGSALESQTRNFVPKDARAILGLSNKVVWTNNDGTSHTVTSDDGYHDQLSGAFASTEQLGALINPGETFEFIFTKEGEYPYHCDPHPWMQATVVVVPNFA, from the coding sequence ATGGCGAACCACGCAGGCGGCATCAGCATAATCACTTTCATTGTCGCAGTTGCCGTAAGCATGGGTTACTACCAGTTCGTCTATGTCCCGCAGGCTAATGCAAGGCCAGTCCTTCCAGAAGAAATAGTGAACCCACCAGAGGTCACCAATGTTCAGATCGTCGAAGGCTCGGCTCTGGAGTCCCAAACCAGAAACTTTGTTCCAAAGGATGCGCGTGCTATCCTAGGACTATCAAACAAAGTGGTATGGACGAACAACGATGGCACGTCGCACACAGTAACCAGTGACGATGGATACCACGATCAGCTTAGCGGCGCGTTTGCTTCGACCGAGCAACTGGGTGCTCTTATCAACCCTGGTGAGACATTCGAGTTCATTTTCACAAAAGAAGGAGAATATCCTTACCATTGTGACCCTCACCCATGGATGCAGGCGACGGTCGTAGTAGTTCCGAACTTTGCCTAA
- the lysW/argW gene encoding alpha-aminoadipate/glutamate carrier protein LysW, with protein sequence MVVKCPECDAEIKIPSDSIEGEIVTCPDCGASYELVKSGEGFEIKPAQVVGEDWGQ encoded by the coding sequence GTGGTAGTCAAGTGTCCAGAATGTGACGCAGAGATCAAGATACCTTCCGACTCGATAGAGGGCGAGATCGTAACCTGCCCTGACTGTGGCGCAAGCTACGAGCTTGTCAAGTCGGGCGAAGGGTTTGAAATAAAACCGGCGCAGGTTGTCGGCGAGGACTGGGGTCAGTGA
- the lysX gene encoding lysine biosynthesis protein LysX, with protein MRQEKAGQSSQSNFSGNSLTILYDSIRWEEKALYEAAKKKGVSVENVDCKNLVVNLNSGRSKYNGQVVLQRSVSYFKNVHSTAALEGLGACVINPLNAAILCGNKMYAHMELEKAGVRTPKAVAAFSEESALAALEELGYPAVVKPTVGSWGRLIALLRDKEAAKAVIEDREHMFPIYQVYYFEEFVERPPRDIRAIVVGDRVVAAIYRYSGEGEWKTNMALGGHAEACPVTKELEDICLKATRALGGQIVGVDLMESKSDGLMVHEVNNTTEFKNTVRVTGVDIPGLMVDYALGQGK; from the coding sequence GTGAGGCAGGAAAAGGCTGGCCAGTCGTCTCAATCAAATTTTTCCGGCAACTCCCTTACCATCCTCTATGACAGCATCAGGTGGGAGGAGAAGGCCCTCTACGAAGCCGCAAAGAAGAAAGGTGTCAGCGTCGAAAACGTTGACTGCAAGAACCTTGTCGTAAACCTGAATAGCGGCAGGTCAAAATACAACGGACAGGTAGTGCTCCAGAGGAGCGTCAGCTACTTCAAGAACGTCCACTCTACCGCGGCGCTTGAAGGCCTTGGCGCATGTGTGATCAACCCGTTGAATGCTGCCATACTGTGTGGCAACAAGATGTATGCCCACATGGAGCTTGAAAAGGCGGGCGTGCGAACACCAAAGGCAGTAGCAGCGTTTTCAGAAGAGTCGGCTCTGGCGGCGCTCGAAGAGTTAGGCTATCCTGCGGTAGTCAAGCCCACGGTTGGCAGCTGGGGTAGGCTCATCGCGCTCTTGCGCGACAAGGAAGCGGCCAAGGCAGTGATAGAAGATAGGGAGCACATGTTTCCGATATATCAGGTCTATTACTTTGAAGAGTTTGTCGAGCGTCCGCCCCGGGACATCAGAGCGATTGTAGTTGGCGACAGGGTAGTGGCTGCTATATACCGCTATTCCGGCGAAGGCGAATGGAAGACGAACATGGCTCTTGGCGGCCACGCCGAGGCATGCCCTGTTACAAAGGAGCTTGAAGACATTTGCCTTAAGGCCACGCGGGCTCTGGGCGGCCAGATAGTCGGGGTCGACCTGATGGAGAGCAAGAGCGACGGCCTCATGGTGCACGAGGTCAATAATACCACTGAATTTAAAAATACCGTCCGGGTTACAGGGGTTGATATCCCCGGTTTGATGGTGGATTACGCGCTAGGGCAAGGAAAGTAA
- a CDS encoding helix-turn-helix domain-containing protein: MIRCYKFRLYPTEQQVKIMNETMETCRHPYNESLGEKSTDWDIGFYAQKQLLTVRKQDNRYYNQVYSQVLQDVLLRLDKAY; encoded by the coding sequence ATGATAAGGTGCTACAAGTTCAGACTTTATCCAACAGAGCAGCAAGTCAAAATCATGAATGAAACTATGGAAACTTGTAGGCATCCCTACAATGAATCATTAGGCGAGAAAAGCACAGATTGGGATATTGGATTCTATGCGCAAAAACAATTACTAACGGTGAGAAAACAGGATAACAGGTACTACAATCAGGTATACAGCCAAGTATTGCAAGATGTACTACTAAGACTTGACAAGGCATACTAG
- a CDS encoding cytochrome b → MGTSLTYENSFVRFVRWVYAGIERTIFMGMKFTFPGRFVSPLGFLGMLTFVIFIILGITGALLMLWYEPILTRAWDSVKMINDTIPYGFHIRNIHYHASNAMVMMALLHMYYQYFSGRYKIRNEILWVTGIILGVLTILEAFTGYDIIFSERAELAISIAASLTNSIPILGPQMREAFFGAGFHDFILRFYTFHVFMLPIALLGLMVVHFPRFLVFDVPMVMAVAGAIMLTGGVFPVGLGLKFDPNVPPGITVPEWYLTGLYAFLRTMYDKFVTGVAWPGLFIFALLVVPFVDKYKKFSWKDRPIITALGITSLAQIIVTTYWGFYIDPSIEKALLERLVIDPIFFYLVMILLVPLSFGFTYMMIKLAKHAEANAKLQPKKAAKGSINISQKWIYVLFVVLLAFQVYLNISAYYAMLQGMKNYSLFIIGIIMLVFAGMFHLYRYGRAMAKAPPPKPVPPAPSKPAAAPAAPRPAPAAPAEKPLAAPPTATAAKVGADQKPQLSQQQKQAATGTTGKSAAMSQVQPTTTSIADVDGPDKKATTT, encoded by the coding sequence ATGGGTACCTCCTTAACATATGAAAATAGCTTTGTAAGGTTCGTCCGGTGGGTTTACGCCGGCATAGAGCGAACCATATTCATGGGGATGAAGTTCACATTCCCCGGCAGGTTCGTCAGCCCGCTTGGCTTCCTCGGCATGCTGACGTTCGTCATATTCATCATTCTTGGCATCACTGGTGCGCTGCTCATGCTGTGGTACGAGCCGATACTCACCAGAGCATGGGACAGCGTCAAGATGATCAACGATACGATCCCATACGGCTTCCATATACGCAACATCCATTATCACGCTTCAAACGCGATGGTCATGATGGCGCTATTGCACATGTACTACCAGTACTTTAGCGGGCGCTACAAGATCAGAAACGAGATACTGTGGGTAACGGGCATCATTCTTGGCGTCCTTACGATTCTCGAGGCGTTCACAGGCTACGACATCATCTTTAGCGAGCGTGCCGAGCTGGCGATTTCGATTGCCGCATCGCTCACCAACTCCATACCCATACTAGGGCCCCAGATGAGAGAGGCATTCTTTGGTGCCGGATTTCATGATTTCATCCTGAGGTTCTACACATTCCATGTATTCATGCTGCCTATAGCGCTGCTTGGGTTAATGGTCGTCCACTTTCCAAGGTTCTTGGTATTTGATGTGCCGATGGTCATGGCAGTCGCCGGCGCAATCATGTTGACAGGCGGAGTGTTCCCGGTAGGTCTCGGATTAAAGTTCGACCCCAACGTGCCGCCTGGCATCACTGTGCCAGAATGGTACCTTACCGGCCTTTACGCGTTCCTGCGCACGATGTACGACAAGTTCGTTACAGGCGTCGCGTGGCCAGGGCTCTTCATATTCGCGCTCTTGGTCGTCCCGTTTGTTGACAAGTACAAAAAGTTCTCTTGGAAGGATAGGCCCATCATCACAGCGCTTGGCATCACCAGCCTTGCCCAGATCATTGTCACTACTTACTGGGGATTCTATATCGACCCCAGCATAGAGAAAGCGCTCTTGGAAAGACTTGTAATCGACCCGATATTCTTTTATCTGGTCATGATACTGCTCGTGCCGCTATCGTTTGGCTTTACCTACATGATGATAAAGCTGGCCAAGCATGCTGAGGCCAACGCCAAGCTGCAGCCAAAGAAAGCGGCCAAGGGCTCAATAAACATCTCCCAAAAGTGGATCTACGTCCTGTTCGTCGTGCTCCTTGCATTCCAGGTGTACCTCAACATCTCGGCATACTATGCGATGCTTCAGGGCATGAAGAACTATTCGCTATTTATCATAGGCATAATAATGCTGGTATTTGCAGGCATGTTCCACCTTTACAGGTATGGCAGGGCGATGGCAAAGGCCCCACCGCCAAAGCCTGTCCCGCCTGCCCCGTCAAAGCCAGCGGCTGCACCGGCGGCACCCAGACCGGCGCCAGCTGCACCGGCAGAAAAGCCATTGGCTGCCCCGCCTACTGCAACAGCAGCAAAGGTCGGCGCAGATCAAAAGCCGCAGCTGTCGCAGCAGCAAAAGCAGGCAGCCACAGGCACAACAGGCAAATCAGCAGCGATGAGCCAAGTCCAGCCCACTACTACATCAATAGCAGACGTTGATGGCCCTGACAAAAAGGCCACTACTACCTAA
- a CDS encoding LeuA family protein — MSLKSDDPNYYAHQYNWMGENGKQKKIRILDSTLREGEQHPGVAFTIKQRIQIAWMLDSFGVDQIEISPVVSPDHAEATKTIIKQGLRADIVAHTRAIKSDVDVAIDCGATWVATYMGISDIHISAKLKITREEAKARALEVADYIKAHGLKARFTMEDASRTDPTFLIEMCKEMNRRGIERISIPDTVGIMRPRGMYNLVKMVYNNIDKSKTSLDVHCHNDVGLALANALAGCEAGADQIHTTIDGFGERTGIPSLAETAVALTLIYKSNNDLRLHMLKDLSKTISDYISLPIPESKPIVGDSAYKHKAGTHLAAILRNPAAYEIIEPKTVGNRRKIVFGELAGKNGAAYLLSLLGLETSKHEAEALARGLKELRMGDILELYLDDRLERKILNDAAVKLSPSKE; from the coding sequence ATGTCGCTAAAATCAGACGATCCAAACTATTATGCGCATCAGTACAACTGGATGGGTGAAAATGGCAAGCAGAAGAAGATAAGGATCCTCGATAGCACCCTGAGAGAGGGCGAGCAGCACCCCGGGGTAGCGTTCACGATAAAGCAGAGGATCCAGATCGCGTGGATGCTCGACTCGTTTGGAGTCGACCAGATAGAGATAAGCCCAGTGGTTTCGCCGGACCACGCTGAAGCGACCAAGACAATAATCAAGCAGGGGCTGCGCGCCGACATTGTCGCGCACACAAGGGCGATCAAGTCCGACGTCGACGTCGCGATCGACTGCGGCGCCACATGGGTCGCGACCTACATGGGCATTTCAGACATCCACATTTCGGCAAAGCTAAAGATCACGCGCGAAGAGGCCAAGGCAAGAGCGTTAGAAGTCGCCGACTACATCAAGGCGCATGGCCTAAAGGCGAGGTTCACCATGGAAGACGCCAGCAGGACAGATCCGACGTTCCTTATCGAGATGTGCAAGGAGATGAACAGGCGCGGGATCGAACGGATAAGCATACCGGATACCGTCGGCATCATGCGGCCGCGGGGCATGTACAATTTGGTAAAAATGGTATACAACAACATTGACAAGAGCAAGACTTCGCTTGATGTCCATTGCCATAACGATGTGGGGCTGGCGCTGGCAAACGCGCTTGCAGGGTGCGAAGCTGGAGCTGACCAGATCCATACGACCATAGATGGGTTTGGCGAGCGCACTGGAATCCCGAGCCTAGCCGAAACGGCTGTCGCGCTCACGCTTATCTACAAGTCAAACAACGACCTCCGGCTCCACATGCTAAAGGACCTTTCAAAGACCATCTCTGACTATATCAGCCTGCCAATACCAGAGTCAAAGCCGATCGTCGGCGACAGTGCGTACAAGCACAAGGCCGGTACGCACTTGGCGGCCATACTGCGCAACCCCGCCGCCTATGAAATAATAGAGCCAAAGACGGTCGGCAACAGGCGCAAGATAGTGTTTGGTGAGCTTGCAGGCAAGAACGGGGCAGCGTACCTGCTGTCGCTGCTTGGGCTTGAGACTAGCAAGCATGAGGCAGAAGCTCTGGCACGCGGCCTGAAGGAACTGCGCATGGGCGACATACTGGAACTATATTTGGACGACAGGCTGGAGAGAAAGATACTTAATGACGCTGCTGTAAAACTAAGCCCATCAAAGGAGTAG
- a CDS encoding pentapeptide repeat-containing protein: MTYIYERQRWTDVSEEGFRLLSEGKVQEFNSWRMKNLTVKLDFTGKDLSGKNVSGAYLNGLVADRTNFSRANLAGTNLVQASLNGANFECADLTGTLLMYAEMKEARLANANLTKTNLMWANLQGTDLTGCRMSQTVFVEANLQNAKVTGADKAGAYLKYAKLDGTTWFEQVAGKH; this comes from the coding sequence TTGACGTATATATATGAGAGGCAGAGATGGACAGACGTGTCAGAAGAAGGCTTCAGGCTATTATCTGAAGGCAAGGTTCAAGAGTTCAACAGCTGGAGGATGAAGAACCTAACGGTCAAGTTGGATTTTACCGGCAAGGACCTATCGGGCAAGAACGTCTCTGGCGCTTACCTGAATGGGCTTGTTGCAGATAGGACCAACTTTTCCCGCGCAAACCTAGCAGGCACCAATCTGGTGCAGGCAAGCCTGAACGGAGCAAATTTTGAGTGTGCCGACCTGACCGGAACTCTCCTGATGTATGCAGAGATGAAAGAAGCGCGCCTTGCAAACGCCAACCTGACAAAGACGAACCTGATGTGGGCCAACCTTCAGGGCACTGACCTGACAGGGTGCAGGATGTCGCAGACCGTATTTGTCGAGGCAAACCTGCAGAATGCTAAGGTCACTGGTGCCGATAAGGCAGGCGCCTATCTAAAATACGCCAAGTTGGACGGCACGACGTGGTTTGAGCAGGTCGCCGGAAAGCACTAA
- a CDS encoding M20/M25/M40 family metallo-hydrolase, giving the protein MVSPSYAVELLKKALELYTPSRSEAALANMIKDKCVNELGFEQVNIDNVGNIIATKGTGEPRILLCGHMDTVPGQVPVRIEDGHIYGRGASDAKAPLIAMLLAASEFPKQSGTVIFAGVVDEEGNATGVKHLVKSKLGVDYAVFGEPSGVENITVAYKGRLAVRLTCDVGDSAHASAPWLAKNSIEEMYDFWKAIKSEIERVGTAENKAKSISCSLTEITGGSSHNVTPQKCKITIDIRVPTITTCDNVLRIVDTVITKVALEKGVKATYRIEDKTEPFEADHASPLVRALLLAVLDVRNKRPTLLRKTGTGDMNVLGHSFKIPVITYGPGDPHASHTADERVNIDEYVASIEVYERALFHLSRLHHLKKKKK; this is encoded by the coding sequence TTGGTTTCGCCAAGTTACGCGGTAGAATTATTGAAGAAGGCGTTGGAGCTTTACACCCCTTCCAGATCAGAGGCTGCCCTTGCCAACATGATAAAGGACAAATGCGTGAACGAGCTTGGCTTTGAGCAGGTCAACATCGACAACGTCGGCAACATCATTGCCACAAAGGGGACTGGCGAGCCCCGCATTTTGCTCTGCGGCCACATGGACACTGTGCCTGGGCAGGTGCCGGTAAGGATAGAGGACGGCCACATTTACGGCCGCGGCGCTTCCGACGCAAAGGCGCCCCTGATAGCCATGCTGCTTGCCGCTTCAGAGTTTCCAAAGCAGAGCGGCACCGTGATATTTGCAGGAGTTGTGGACGAAGAGGGCAACGCGACGGGGGTAAAGCATCTGGTCAAGAGCAAGCTTGGGGTCGACTATGCGGTGTTTGGCGAGCCTTCTGGCGTCGAAAACATCACCGTCGCATACAAGGGCAGACTGGCTGTGCGCCTGACGTGCGACGTCGGTGACAGCGCACACGCAAGCGCGCCATGGCTTGCCAAGAACTCGATTGAAGAAATGTACGATTTTTGGAAGGCCATCAAGTCAGAGATAGAGCGCGTCGGCACGGCAGAGAACAAGGCAAAGTCGATCAGCTGCAGCCTGACCGAGATAACCGGCGGGTCAAGCCACAATGTCACGCCACAAAAGTGCAAGATAACCATAGACATCAGGGTGCCCACGATAACGACCTGCGACAACGTGCTCCGCATAGTCGACACTGTCATTACCAAGGTCGCTTTGGAAAAAGGGGTCAAGGCGACATACAGGATAGAGGACAAGACCGAGCCTTTCGAGGCCGATCACGCGTCGCCCCTTGTCAGGGCGCTCCTGCTTGCAGTGCTTGACGTGCGCAACAAGAGGCCGACGCTCCTTCGTAAGACCGGCACTGGCGACATGAATGTGCTTGGGCACAGCTTCAAGATACCCGTTATCACCTACGGGCCGGGCGACCCACACGCGTCGCACACAGCCGACGAGCGGGTAAACATCGACGAATACGTGGCAAGCATTGAAGTGTACGAAAGGGCGCTTTTCCACCTGTCGCGCTTGCACCACCTGAAGAAGAAAAAGAAATAG
- the argH gene encoding argininosuccinate lyase, with the protein MYRSRPKDKLDDHVLRFLSSMQHDQSILYYDILGSEAHSIMLHEMGHLTSGELKKILSALEDAKKNPDRIETEGYEDIHEALEAFVIKRAGMDAGGKMHTARSRNDQVVLDIRMKIRDDINEICTALASLIEGLVEKAKETKQAAMPMYTHLQQAQIGTFSHFLLSYAYALMRDMERLYLVYQRVNQSPLGACAIGGSSISIDRKRTAVLLGFDSIVRNSIDATSSRDAFLEYAATLAILTSTLGRIAEDFIIWSTSEFGYIELADRYSSTSSAMPQKKNPDPLELTRAKAAIVASNLVSMLGIVKALPSGYSRDLQDVKPPLLGASAITLDTIRVIDGAARSLKVNKEKMCRAASTSYAIALDIAEQLVMKNKMPFRAAHKIVGALVNRAASMDNLPLAKLQLSDVTSVLKTQKAGVSIKPDEMMKIIKEMTPEKSLQVRKSTGSPNLQEQQEMIESLSQGVSNYKVGIQKRTKMVQGSFDNLNRIVRKYLQQS; encoded by the coding sequence ATGTACCGGTCCCGACCCAAGGATAAACTGGACGACCATGTACTTAGGTTCCTCTCTTCGATGCAGCACGACCAGTCGATACTGTACTACGACATCCTTGGGAGCGAAGCACACTCTATAATGCTGCACGAAATGGGGCACCTCACTTCTGGCGAGCTGAAAAAGATACTGTCGGCACTGGAAGATGCAAAAAAGAATCCGGACAGGATTGAGACTGAAGGATATGAGGACATACATGAAGCCCTTGAGGCTTTTGTGATAAAGAGGGCAGGCATGGACGCAGGGGGCAAGATGCACACCGCCCGGTCAAGGAACGACCAAGTTGTGCTTGATATCAGGATGAAGATACGCGACGACATTAACGAAATCTGCACCGCCCTTGCGAGCCTGATAGAGGGCTTGGTAGAGAAGGCCAAAGAGACCAAGCAGGCTGCGATGCCGATGTATACCCATTTGCAGCAGGCGCAGATAGGGACGTTCTCCCACTTTTTGCTGTCGTACGCCTACGCGCTCATGCGCGATATGGAGCGGCTATATCTCGTATACCAGCGGGTGAACCAGTCGCCGCTTGGCGCGTGCGCCATAGGGGGATCGAGTATAAGTATCGACAGGAAAAGGACCGCCGTCCTGCTAGGCTTTGACAGCATAGTCAGGAATTCCATAGATGCAACAAGCTCGCGCGACGCATTCTTGGAATATGCCGCGACGCTTGCGATATTGACCAGCACGCTTGGCAGGATTGCCGAGGACTTTATCATCTGGTCGACGTCCGAATTTGGCTACATCGAGCTTGCCGATCGGTACAGCTCGACTTCAAGCGCGATGCCGCAAAAGAAGAACCCTGATCCTCTCGAGCTGACAAGGGCCAAGGCCGCCATCGTTGCAAGCAACCTAGTGTCGATGCTCGGCATCGTCAAGGCGCTGCCGTCCGGCTACAGCCGTGACTTGCAGGATGTCAAGCCGCCGCTGCTTGGCGCGTCTGCAATAACGCTTGACACGATCAGGGTAATTGACGGTGCAGCCAGGTCGCTCAAGGTGAACAAGGAAAAGATGTGCCGGGCTGCAAGCACCAGCTATGCAATCGCGCTAGACATTGCAGAGCAGCTGGTGATGAAAAACAAGATGCCATTCCGGGCAGCTCACAAGATAGTGGGTGCTCTTGTCAACAGGGCCGCAAGCATGGACAACTTGCCACTTGCAAAACTACAGTTGTCCGACGTTACTTCTGTCCTGAAGACACAAAAGGCGGGCGTAAGCATCAAGCCGGACGAGATGATGAAGATAATCAAAGAGATGACACCGGAAAAGTCTCTGCAGGTGCGGAAATCGACAGGGTCGCCCAACCTTCAGGAGCAGCAAGAGATGATAGAGTCGCTGTCGCAAGGAGTGTCAAACTACAAGGTCGGGATCCAAAAGCGCACCAAGATGGTCCAAGGTTCGTTCGATAACCTGAACAGGATCGTCAGGAAGTATCTGCAACAATCTTGA
- the dph5 gene encoding diphthine synthase produces the protein MLWFVGTGINGYRGLSLAAVDILKKCSVVYVERFTSALSDSDLQGLNSILGRQAEPVQRWFVEDGREILEVAKTKEVALVTYGDPLIATTHTELRSRAARNLIKTGVLHAASGIASIMGETGLHAYKFGRMVTMMSEPQSVVSVYNTIFENLLAGSHTLILTEYSSQGKGKEEPFFLSPTSVFKMLLDTERDQKYQIFSDNTFAVVASRVGAGDQRITSGKVGSLAKIDFGAGPHSIIVTGSLHFTEVEALAALTENMDEPSDNSQNIRRISVQMVERYAPKAKQAIQQMRDIVRQDAGNNSGVFEVLDNAEYYIADAERFLRQAKFELAVLSIGYAEGLVDALRFQKGINPWETHG, from the coding sequence ATGCTATGGTTTGTGGGTACTGGCATCAACGGCTACCGCGGCCTGAGCCTTGCAGCGGTCGACATCCTGAAGAAATGCAGCGTCGTCTACGTTGAAAGGTTCACGAGCGCGCTCTCCGATAGCGACCTTCAGGGTCTGAACTCTATCCTTGGAAGGCAGGCCGAGCCGGTGCAGAGATGGTTCGTGGAGGACGGCAGAGAGATTCTAGAAGTTGCAAAGACAAAAGAAGTCGCGCTTGTCACGTACGGCGACCCGCTTATCGCGACAACCCACACAGAGCTGCGCTCAAGAGCCGCCAGAAACTTGATCAAGACAGGGGTGCTGCACGCCGCGTCAGGCATCGCCTCTATAATGGGCGAAACTGGCCTGCATGCCTACAAGTTTGGCAGAATGGTCACAATGATGTCAGAGCCCCAGTCTGTAGTCAGCGTCTACAACACCATTTTCGAAAACCTGCTTGCCGGCAGCCACACACTCATCCTTACAGAGTATAGCAGTCAAGGCAAAGGCAAGGAGGAACCTTTCTTTCTAAGTCCTACTTCAGTGTTCAAGATGCTGCTGGATACAGAGCGCGACCAAAAGTACCAGATCTTTTCAGACAATACCTTTGCCGTGGTTGCCTCAAGGGTTGGAGCAGGTGACCAGAGGATCACATCAGGCAAGGTCGGATCGCTTGCAAAGATCGACTTTGGAGCCGGCCCCCATTCCATAATCGTCACGGGATCCTTGCACTTTACCGAAGTCGAAGCACTTGCGGCCTTAACTGAAAACATGGACGAGCCGTCTGACAATTCGCAGAACATCAGGCGGATTTCAGTGCAGATGGTCGAGCGGTACGCGCCAAAGGCCAAACAGGCAATACAACAGATGCGCGACATCGTCAGGCAGGACGCGGGCAACAACAGTGGCGTGTTTGAAGTATTGGACAACGCAGAATATTACATTGCAGACGCTGAGCGGTTCCTGCGGCAGGCCAAGTTTGAGCTGGCGGTACTGAGCATTGGCTACGCAGAGGGTCTGGTGGACGCGCTGCGGTTCCAGAAAGGCATCAACCCGTGGGAGACCCATGGTTGA
- a CDS encoding twin-arginine translocation signal domain-containing protein, whose translation MAQTPPVAGGKVSRRDFLKLMAAAGTVMTFAPFVDWGKFLPNPATQAAQKVKIELEDGSIANVNTFEVNSSQVVIYPKTDDEVLNQEAFRTWQLIRLPAELGGNRNDASAFRLYSMVCLHLWCLWKYWPQEGRKRGECPCHGSMYDPYTGKAFAGPAALQGPPSNVLPRLDIEVESNGDLSILPPVWSPDRNGVVGFGRYLNNNNT comes from the coding sequence ATGGCGCAAACCCCTCCGGTTGCAGGAGGAAAGGTATCCCGGCGCGACTTTCTAAAACTCATGGCAGCCGCCGGTACCGTAATGACTTTTGCGCCCTTTGTTGACTGGGGCAAGTTTCTGCCAAACCCGGCGACCCAAGCAGCGCAAAAGGTCAAGATAGAGCTTGAGGACGGCTCGATTGCCAACGTTAACACTTTTGAAGTTAATTCTTCGCAGGTTGTCATTTACCCCAAGACTGACGACGAGGTCCTGAACCAAGAGGCATTCAGGACGTGGCAGCTCATACGGCTGCCTGCAGAGCTTGGCGGCAACAGGAACGACGCTTCCGCTTTTCGACTTTACAGCATGGTTTGCCTGCATTTATGGTGCCTGTGGAAGTACTGGCCGCAGGAGGGAAGGAAGAGAGGAGAGTGCCCCTGCCACGGCAGCATGTACGATCCATACACAGGCAAGGCGTTTGCCGGGCCGGCTGCTCTCCAAGGCCCGCCTTCAAACGTCCTCCCAAGGCTTGACATTGAGGTCGAATCAAACGGCGATCTATCGATACTGCCTCCGGTATGGAGCCCAGACAGGAACGGAGTAGTGGGATTCGGACGCTACCTCAACAACAATAACACTTGA